A window of Mucilaginibacter robiniae genomic DNA:
GTAAGTATTGGCAATATTATCCCAGTTGATGATTTGATTACCGTAAATAAGCAACAACCGCACAATCTCGCGCTCCTGGTTGGTGCTTTTTTCAGATGCATTCGATTTAACTGGCTCGTCTGCCCATAGGTCGGCTGGCGGTTCTTCAACAGGCATCGGCTCCGGCTGCTTACCGTCTTTTTTACTCTTAGCCAGCCGCATTTTATTCAACTCCGACAAGAGTATCCGTTCATCAATCTGTAACTGCTGGCTACATTCACGCACGAACACCGATTGTTTGATAGAATCCGGTATGCGGGCAATGCTTTCTACAATTTCGCGAATAACGTTGGCCCGCTGTATGGGGTCGTTACCAGCTTCCTTAAGCAGAATGCTGGTTTTATACAGAATGAAATCTTTCCGATTTTGATCGATGTAGGTTTTAAAGGCACTGCTGCCTACCTGCCGTACATACGAGTCAGGGTCGTGCCCATCAGGAAACAATACCACTTTTACATTCAGGCCTTCTTCCAGAATTAAATCCAGCCCGCGCAAAGAAGCTTTGATACCTGCCGCATCACCATCATACAAAATGGTGATGTTTTTGGTAAAGCGGCCAATCAGCCTGATTTGTTCTACCGTTAACGAGGTACCCGACGAAGCCACCACATTCTCGATACCTGCCTGATGTACCGAAAGCACGTCAGCATACCCTTCTACCAGATAACAGTTATCCTCATCCCGAATAGCTTTCTTGGCAAAAAACAGCCCATACAGTACGTTGGATTTATGATAGATTTCCGACTCGGGCGAGTTTACGTATTTGGGTACGTTCTTATCCGTTTTTAGCGTACGCCCCCCAAAGGCAATCACCCGGCCGGTAAAACCATGTATCGGGAACATGACCCGGCCCCGCCAACGGTCGTACAAAGTGCCGTTATCACGTTTTATAGATAAGCCAGTTTCTTCCAGTAATTCCGGCTTATACTTTTTGTTGATAGCTGTGCCGGTAAAAGCTTCCCAATGATCGGGCGAATAACCCAACTCAAATTTCTTAATGATTTCGGTAGTAAAACCGCGCTCCTTGAAATAGCTTAAACCGATGTTTTTACCTTCGGCAGTATCCCACATGGTTTCCTGAAAAAACTTGGCAGCGTAGTTAGTTACCAACAGCATGCTTTCCCTGTGATTTTCTGCCTCAGCGTTTTCAGGCTTATCACGAAGTTCTTCTACCTCAATGTTATACTTTTTAGCCAGCCATTTCAACGCTTCAGGGTAGCTGTATTTCTCATGCTCCATTAAAAAGGTAACCGCCGAACCGCCTTTACCCGTAGAAAAGTCTTTGAAAATACCTTTAGCTGGTGATACCGTAAACGACGGCGTTTTCTCGTTAGCAAAAGGCGACAAAC
This region includes:
- the dnaG gene encoding DNA primase, producing the protein MITKSTIDRIMEATDIVEVIGDFVQLKKRGANYIGLSPFANEKTPSFTVSPAKGIFKDFSTGKGGSAVTFLMEHEKYSYPEALKWLAKKYNIEVEELRDKPENAEAENHRESMLLVTNYAAKFFQETMWDTAEGKNIGLSYFKERGFTTEIIKKFELGYSPDHWEAFTGTAINKKYKPELLEETGLSIKRDNGTLYDRWRGRVMFPIHGFTGRVIAFGGRTLKTDKNVPKYVNSPESEIYHKSNVLYGLFFAKKAIRDEDNCYLVEGYADVLSVHQAGIENVVASSGTSLTVEQIRLIGRFTKNITILYDGDAAGIKASLRGLDLILEEGLNVKVVLFPDGHDPDSYVRQVGSSAFKTYIDQNRKDFILYKTSILLKEAGNDPIQRANVIREIVESIARIPDSIKQSVFVRECSQQLQIDERILLSELNKMRLAKSKKDGKQPEPMPVEEPPADLWADEPVKSNASEKSTNQEREIVRLLLIYGNQIINWDNIANTYIGPFMIAELSDVEFEQPACKAFVDIYKKEVENGVLPGEQFFIHYPDKQIVDLAVDMLATKYVLSENWYNMHRIMVHDEQGNMKATILGAIFHLKKQKVSQILEKLQADLQNAQNATDQDMIMMQYQQMKKIEKHISDYLGSVILR